Genomic DNA from Candidatus Acetothermia bacterium:
GCTGCGGCGGAGGAGTTCGCCCAACGCGGGTTCACCGGCACCAGCCTCAGCAAGATCGCCCGCAAGGCCGGGTGCAGCAAGGCCATCATCTACCGCTACTTCGGCCGCAAGGAGGACCTCTACCGGAAGATCCTCACCGTCAACTACGCCGAGCTCTCTCAGCGGGAAACCGCCCACGAGGAACCGCAGACCGACTCGGTCGAGGACCTGCTGAGCGAGATCCTCCGTGACCTGTTCGCGTTCAACCTGGAGCACCCGGCGTTCGCCCGGTTGGTGGCCTGGGAAAACCTGGCCGGTGGGGAGCACCTCCAGGTCGAGGACGCCAGGGCGGCCCGCGAGCCGGGCCTTCAGAGGCTGAGGGCGATCCTGAACAAGGCGAAGGCCAACGGCCTCGTCCGGGACGATCTCGACGTGAACAAGTTCGTGTACGCCCTCCAGGCGATCACGGTCGTCTACTTCTCCAACCGCTACACGATGAAGATGCTCACCGACTTCGACTTTGAGTCGCCGGCCACGGTCCAGGAGTTCATCCGGTTCTACGCCTCCGTCCTGGCCCACGGCATCTCGGCGGAGAAAGGAGCGCGCGCATGACCAAGCGCCCAGCACTTCCCGACAAGATCAGTTCGGTGGCCGAGTTGGATCGCCTCTTGTCTGAGCCGTCGCCGGCCTTGGTCGAGGGCATCGGAGCCCTGGAGGGGGGGCTGCTCGTGCTCGGGGCGGGGGGGAAGATGGGGTTCACCCTGGCCGCCATGGCCCACCGGGCCGCTGAGGTGGCGGGCCTGGACCTACCGGTGGTCGCGGTGTCCCGGTTCTCCGACCCGGTCCAGCGAGAGCCGCTCGAAAAGCTAGGGATAGA
This window encodes:
- a CDS encoding TetR family transcriptional regulator, with translation MKKIPFRHRDRDLTEARIIRAAAEEFAQRGFTGTSLSKIARKAGCSKAIIYRYFGRKEDLYRKILTVNYAELSQRETAHEEPQTDSVEDLLSEILRDLFAFNLEHPAFARLVAWENLAGGEHLQVEDARAAREPGLQRLRAILNKAKANGLVRDDLDVNKFVYALQAITVVYFSNRYTMKMLTDFDFESPATVQEFIRFYASVLAHGISAEKGARA